The genomic region AGCCTTTGGATCGAAGGATTGGTTTACGATCTTCCCACATACTGGAATCAAACACTACCCTATCCAAATTTCGGACCATGCGCctattgaaattgatttgaacCTTGTAGCCATGTTTGGAAATCGACCGTACAAGATTGATGCGTGGGTTCTAGACTATGAAGAATGTATGGAAAAAATCCGAGTTGACTGGAAAAGAAGTGACAGGGGTTCGCCGGCGTATCAAGTAACTAGGAAGCTATCAAGAATCCGGacgtgtaacaccccggcccaaaccgggtcgggagcggttacttatgatagctcaccaggctgtgtacatagcccacagatcaacacgggtcctttatagcgcattttgtcctcactcatgcgcatcccggaaaccttcccaggaggtcacccatcctaagactactcccagtcaagcacgcttaactttggagttctttcgcatggatgaccataaaagaaagtgcactttgttgatatgagtagtacttccaatccctttaagcacgagtcatttaagcctatcactggacctcttcaattaacgtggggtgttacaggaCGAGTGTTAAGCGTTGGACGCTTGATAAGCGCACCGAATGGAGAATGAAATGGGACGAGTTTGATCAAAGATTGGAACATGGCATGACTTTGGCGATCACGGGGAATGGAGATGAGGAATACACAAGAGTAAATGAGGAAGTCACAGAATTTGCAAGAGCGACGGCGGCTTTTTGGAGACAACGAGCAAAGATAAAATGGATGGTTGATGGAGATACTTGCACGAAATTCTTCTTCAACTGGGTAAAGGGCCGGGCGGGAAGAAACCATATACATGGGATTAAAGATTTGGATGGAGTTTGGCACTATGAAGAGGACCTAATCCGAAACGAATTCCAACAAACTTTTATGGATCTTTATTTGTCCTCCAATGACAATTTGGAGTGGCGAGAAAGATCCGAGTTTGAGCTAATCCTCAAGCATCTGGAGCACTCTTTTTCTCAGGATGATTTAGACCGCCTAGGTAGACCTTTCTCCGCTAAGGAAGTCCGCACGGCAGTTTTTCAAATGGGAGCGCTCAAAGCTCCGGGTCCTGATGGCATACCCACAGTCTTTTACCAAAGGTGTTGGTCCATGCTCAAGGGTGAGTTTACAAAGGCTATTCTCTCGATTCTAAATTCTGGGAGGGTGTTACGGGAGCTCAATAGAACTTTTATCACGTTTATCCCAAAGAAAGATAGTCCGGAGGGGGTCACGGACTATCGCCCTATTAGCCTTTATAACGTGATGGTGAGAATTGTGACAAAGTGCATAGCAAACCGTTTGGCAAAGGTGATGAGTGCACTCGTAAGTGAAACACAAAATGCTTTTCTCCTAGGAAGGAATATTAGCGACAATATCCTGGTGGCTCAGGAGGCCATCAATAAAATCTCGAGCCATGGAAAGGGGAGACAAGCATTAGGTGCCTTCAAGGCGGATATGAGTAAGGCGTATGACAGAGTCAGATGGGGTTTCTTGGAAGCGGTGTTGGTAAAATACGGCTTTCCTCCGCATTTGATTTCGCTTATGATGAGTTGTGTCACGACGGTGAGTTATGAAATTCTGGTAAATGGTGTCCCTTTACCACAATTCAAGCCTAGGTGTGGATTAAGGCAAGGTGACCCTCTATCCCCATACCTTTTCATTCTGTGTATGGAAGTACTGTCCCGAAATGTTAGTCACGCACATGAGCTTCGATTGGTACATGGTGTTCAATTGGTTAAGGAAGTTCGCCCTATTACACGCCTTTTCTTCGCAGATGATTCGATCTTCTTCTTCAAGGATAAGGGGAATTCGGTAACCCATTTGGTGCAAATCATCAAGGAGTACTGCGACGCCTCGGGTCAAAGGTTGAATGTCGATAAGTCAGGGATACTGTTCAGCCCGAATGCTACTATGGCCAAAGCACAGAGGATTATGAAGGCTTTTGATATCAAAAAGAACAATGGTATTGGGAAGTATCTGGGTATCCCTGCTGAATTTAAAGATTCAAAACAAGGCATTTTTAACGCTCTTATTGAACATGTCACCAGACGCATTTCTTCGTGGAATGGGATTTTTCTATCACCAGCAGGACGACTTACTCTAATCTCATCGGTTCTATCAAACCTTTcaaattactttctatcggtctTCAAAGTTCCGCTAAGTGTGGCAAAAAAGATCAATTCTATTTTGGCACAATTTTGGTGGACGGGATGTAGAATGGGGCATAATATCCACTGGTGTAGCAAAAATTTTCTGAGTCTACCAAAGAGTGTGGGTGGCTTGGGCATTTGGAATGTGAAATGTCTTAATCAAGCATTATTGGCTAAACATGGGTGGAGAATCGTTTCTGGAGAGTCATCTCTCTTCTGCAGGATTTTCAGGCAAAAGATTTTTGGCACTCAGGTGATACAGCAAGGTATGACTCCTATTAGGGGCACCGGGTGTTCATGAAGTACACGTAGCATCCTATATGGGCTAACTGTCATTATGGAGAATATGGGGTGGAAGCCTGGTTGTAACTCGAAGATCAATATCTGGACAGCTAGATGGGTGGGGGGAGAGAGGCCGGAGCCCAAAGATGACTGGCTAAACCTTAGCAATGGATACCTTgctaacctgcaggtacgaaATCTTTTCCAAACTGATGGTAAGTGGAATAAGGCCTTCATCGAAGGTTTGTTCACTGAGGAGTGGGCTGCACGGATCCTTGCTATACCGCGATGCGAAGTGAGAAGGGAAGATAAGGTTTTTTGGCCACTCACAACAACAGGCAGCTATACGGTAAAGAGTGGATATGGTTTAATCTTTACAGATTACATGGACAAAGCAGGGACGGATAAGGACAACTGTAGACTCAGCGATAGAGGACGACTTTTCTGTCGGAAAGTGCTATGGAAGTTGCCTATCCCACAGATGTGGAAACTCCTACTTTGGAAGATTATTACAAATGTGATCCCGACCGGGAATGAGATTATTAAGCGGAAGATTGATGCGGATCCGTTCTGTGGTATGTGCAGAGGAGACCAGCGTATTATGGAAACACCTGAGCACCTCTTTAGGGAATGTGGTCTCTCAGGGAGGATCTGGGCTGGATCGGTCCTAGGCATTCGGGTCGAGGGTGCAGGAGGCATTCCTATTTCAAATTCGATTTGCGACTGGATCCAATATTTGCACAAAAAAGAAGAGGGGATGAACCAGGTGATCCATTTTGTGGGGCTTATGGACAATGAGGAACAAAATTAAATTCCAAGACCAAGCGATCAACTTGCATGTGATCACGAATATGGTATACAAGGTCATTGGGGAGAAAGTGCACATCTTGTGTAATTCCATGAACTTGAGGCAAAATCGGAGTGACTTGCGATGTGAGGAAGAAGGATCACTCCAAAGGGAAGTGTTGGATATTCGCAATGGTCATCCTGTGTGTGTTGTAGCTAAGCCGTCCGGTTGCACGGTAGTACGTGTAAAAGTGGACGCTAGCTGGAACCAGACCTTCGAGGCGGCTTTTGGGTGGATTGCTTATGATGACACGGGACAGGAGTTAGGTCGTAGACAGGTACGTACCAGAGCTGAATCGCCGCTGCAAGCTGAAGCCCTGGGGGTTCGTGATATCGTGAAGTGGGCACGTGAAGAGCGGATTTTACATCTAGATATTTCATCGGATTGCTTGCAACTTATCAGCCAAATAGCGGGAGTGGACAAAGATAACCACAGGATTGCGGGGCTCTTGGAGGACCTTCGGGGTTCTTTTAGTttctttcattgtttatgttttaattttattCCGAGGCAGATGAATGGCATTGCACATAGCCTTGCTAAGCAAGCCATGAAACTGTAAAACCTTCTTTTAcagctgacaaaaaaaaaaaaaaaaaaaaattgcagtcCTTGTATCCCCCGATCTACCTGGTTTCTTCTCTTCGTAAaacttcataatcaaattgcttgcatTTGCAGTACAATTGACATGTTTACTCTCTTGTTATCTCGTAACTCCATCCATTAGATGAATCCAAGTCGGGGAGAAAACCAATAAATCATTACGGTTAATTTGTTGAGAGACCATAATTTTCATACATTTTTATTTGcttttcttttatcattttattattgattactagttttaaacccgtgcaaaattgttCGGGTATTTATTTGGACCGGTATTAATATTTttggatgcatttttttttttgcatttctgttgtaattatctagttggtTTAAATCAGCGATTAAATTGCACGAGTATGAATTTAGGCcgttattaatgtttttggatgcattttatttttgcatttctattttAATTATCATCTCGTTTTTttaaattaatttcatttattacgaatgtaaaattatttcatagtatttttgttaagacggaaattgtcgcatgtttgtattggCGGATGATTTGAAGAAATTAAGtctttgcacactaacgggtcccaccataacctgaattttccaaaaaaaaaaaagttatacaaATGACGTGACGCATTCTGCATTCagcattgtcttctgaattaataaagataagattgttCAAGGTGACTATTTTATTTGGTACTTGGTTTTCATAAATGTGTatttttttatagtattttgtaaCTATTTTTagagttttttgtcaaaaactacctaataTTTACATCATTTCATAAATACTACCTAAAGTTTTAAATTTTGCGAGAAACTACCTaatatttttttacttttatcgaaaactaccaaattgaaattaatgagcaaattcgacaattttttttttccaaattaactACAATTCCGACAAATAAATCAAAATGCCAAtcgaattaatcataattttgtccAAATTAGCCACAATCTCGGTCAAACTAGTCAAAATTATagtaaaataaattgaaataaatgtgTTAGTAGCTAATCAAAACAGTTGGTGGTGGTTAAGTATATAGTAAATAATGTATGTTCAAtgccaaaaataatattttcgaGTTAGAATTTTGTCTAATTTGATTGGCTTTTTCAATTTGGTAGTGTCCGACAAAAGTCAAGAAATTTAGGTAGTTTCTCGCAAAATTAAAAACTTTAGGTAGTATTTATGAAAATGAGGTAAATTTTAGATAATTTTTAACAAAAAAACTcctatttttatttataaaccaTGATATACAGCATGTACTCATGTACAAATTTTGTTAactattgtattattattattttaaattacAAAATAGGTTTTATAACCTGATAAGTTCCGTTATCGGGCTTGGGCCGCACCCGCATGAAGGAGAGAGAGAGTCCGACTTATAAGTCCAAGGAGGTTCCATCTCAAAACCAATTGCCAATGGGTGGAGTAACTCCTTGGTTTATATGATAGACAACTCCCTCCTCTTTTTCCAATGTGGGAGACTCACATGTGCATTTATCATGGGTGAGCTGTATCTTGACATAACCCTTATCCAGAATATAATTTACAAGCCTAATTTTTTgtgaaacaataaaataatatcacTGCCCATTGGTAATCAATTCTAGTACTCGATCCATTTAATGTTATTTTTAACCTGTTGTACCGAAATTAATGTTTACCTCTTGTGAGATAAATTGTAGATATTGTGATAGTAGTggtttgtgtcggtctaagagggtgattttatcaccctcatgTCTTTTAACATGGGTCTTTAAGTGTGTTTATCCTAATAATTGATAATTGGTTATGATTGGGTAACTTGTACATTTTGCCTCGGTTTTATACTTGATTTTGATGCACGGAACCCGAGGGTCGAGGAGAACCTTTTCATCGTCAAGAAATGGCGCAAGCACCTCACATATGGCCAAATATCTAGCTAGGAGAAGTAAAGAGTGAAGATGAGAAGAATTGAGATCAATTGAGGAGGTCAAGAAGCAAAGGAATTAAGAATTCCAAATGCGAGCTTGAGCGCGACGCGCAAATGGTCGGCGAAATTGCGCCCGGTCGAGAGCAAGAGCAAATTTGGCGCAGCCTGCGTAGCTCTGTTTTACGGGGTTTCTAATTCGAATTTGGGCTTCTTAAGTGAGGATCTTTTTAGGATTCCGTGATGCCATATATATACCCAAGATTTGAAGACCTGAAGATCATCATCTTATCTCATATAATCTCATTCACTCTCATAATTAGGGTTTGAATCTTGTAACATTTGAGAAGACTTTTTCTacaaaagttgtaatctttctttgttatttggattttatgaagactatggaaggctaatcttccactacttggtgtaatccatttcaagctttcatctttatcattgtattgactctctaatctctactctttcatttatttcaatttctatatttgaatgtcatgatgaatgttttgttgtgagaagtaattacccttgcctctATAACACTCATCTATTGCTTGAATGTTGCAAAGTTTCTTACTTTTGTGATGTCTTGTTGAAGCAACTCATATTGTTgttatcttggtttaaagtatctgttaggttcatatacctattattagactcctctaatagtaaactaattaacttgttaattatatgttctttagatctagtgtatacataacaaaataaaagatttataagaaaacaatgtcccttacattgctaattttggttttatgggcacaagtaaggtctcctaccttcacttgttcttgagctatgatgagtattaggatgatcctccaaagacctcaagtatagaagtcactcctcttgattgcacccaagatgatcccttatccccactaaataatatttgctagatatttgtttagtagtttaccttaaaattgattactaatactcatatattacactaataatattagtaatctaaaAATGAACAATTTGTGAAGATTTTAAGACAttttagagagttgtgagagTTGTAGAGATTTTTCATGCATGAATCAAATGATGGTAGTGTTGTGTGAGTGATAAGAGAACAAAACTCTCTTAAAAGAGAGTGTAGAAAACCGGTGGAGGCCAAGGGGCTTAATGCCAAAATGGAATCTActttatcctttttctcttatcaaaatatgtaggtgtgtaaggctacatTATGTAGGTGTTATTATTTAaacattatcacataaaataatatcacccactaacaccttccaccaaataatatttcggtccatttatgtaaaatggactaccattttattttgtcaatttgtcatttgtcacacaatatgtcacatgtagtatgttacatgttattaattaatttaatgcatatttatcacataaatatcattttacgaattaattaaattacatacaacaaattgactagtgatacttgatcatacaaataaaatgggtcataaaattataatttacaacatcttgtaattataattaaccattcattcttatctctattgtttctcaaacaataatcaaatttagtaataaagcctttttattactaaaatgaatcttatttaatcccactataataagatataaatattctctttcacaaattgaattgttcaattttaaggaattgattaacttgtatcgtcatacaattaatcaacttaacaGATAAGGGcttcatcctttaggtgtgaccttaagggatcaactaaccaccaccgtcccacgacagtaacgtcaaactctagcaagccaatcgttaccgattaatgttgatcagttgactatataattgaatcatcccttacgtattctttatatgagatttaataatgatatttaaatcttgtgatcgcactattgttgaggacacatttcccaacagtatcaacctttgtgagtagaaattgaaTATGTCATTGGGTTTGTTGGCTTAGACATACTCTTGTGATATtccatttactttcctcttggttttacTCTTCATGCTCTTTGCTACAATTCatacatggtttaatgttagaatttgtagtttaagtaggattatcattgttggcttagatagtggtaatcatTTGCTTGAGGTTTGTTGTTGTGTAAATgaatttagagagaaaagagtcatACTTTGAGAAAAGGTGGAActtgtaggattataccaagtTTCCTCTCATATGATTGTTGtttgcataccaagtgtttgttagtTTGTTTCATAAGCAAAAATCATATATTTTCCATCTTTTTACTTGTTTCCTCCATGCCAATTCTTTTCTTATGTGTTTTCAATTGTTGTCCATGGTTAATATTCATAGTTTGTGCATAGTCTTGTgttttgttcattgtcattagttTAATTCAAGCTTTAGTCTtaatcccttctcttgggttcgacccttacttccctttactactattcttaattgcatagtgtagagtcaagtttggtttataaatatcTAATTTGGTAGAATAATTAGTTAATACGATACCTAGTTATCGCCGCTaccaaattttggtgccgttgccggggaagggcaacataaCTAAAAGCTTGAGTTGTGAAATACATGTTTAATTGTTTTTATCTTCTTTTTGTTGTTAGGGGTAAGTGGAAGTTCTAATTTGTTTTGTGTAGTGTCAAAGTTTATGCCTAGTTCTCAACAAGCGGTGAATTCACTCCCGTTGAAGAAGACTCATTCGGGGCATATTCTTGGTTGTTCACAAACCCGTGGTATCAAAGACATCGGGAACCCCAAGTTGAAGAAGAACCCGTTGAACCACTTTCGGTAAACCCCATTGAAGTAGAATATCCTACAATGGCGAATGATACTAGAACTATTAGGGAGCTCCGGGCAAGGAATTATGACACTCATCCTCTTTGCATAGCCTACCCACCCACGGGGGCTAATGCCAATTTTGAATTGAAAGGCTACTTCATCCACAACCTTCCAAAGTTCCATGGACATGCGGGAGATGACCCGAATCACCATCTTTCCGAATTTCATATGATGTGTGAAGGGGTCATTCCCAATGGTGTCACGGAATATCACATATGTTatgacttgtcatcatcaaaggggaaatttgttagaacacattgtgttgatgaTATCAAGTCCCCTTGgtattttattgtttgcttttagttgaatgattagtgattgaaacaatcaaatggactttcaacaataattcaagatgatcaagataatcaagaaagtcaagacaatgatattttctaAACCTTAGTCgaaaaaatgtaagagtaagtgtaacattatcatttaagtcaagttatggcaaaaccatgcaacagtacgttgtactgtggtttctggtactaccgTATGGAGGATGTCTTTCGACAAAATgttttaagtgttaaaactttgcaaatttcaaaccttaaatatttgaattttcaaaagcttgaaaacaatctgaaatttttgaGTCACAAATCCACTTGAATAAGcttctagatttgtgcaaacaccttttacataAATGGTAAGTTAGACTTGTCAAACATTTAAAGTGagaaaagttttttgccattttggtaaaaagtCACATGTTGAGTATAGTAGCTTaaattttctgatttcttaagactcaagcctatagtctaacacttaccatcactcaaagctactatttttatattggatttaattttcctaagttgtacttacttgagattaaatccactataaatagagtgtcttagtctcatttatttcccaagactttccaaagcatttattgtaaaacattgcaaatcatttgtgcatttaaagctttgttcttcaagtgtttgcaaaacgtttttcagatttttaaagtcttcatttgttttcgaaaaagctgtaaaacctccaagtatcagttcgctgcactgtggcatatgagtttgttccatgattctcatgtttaggtcttaattgtgatctccatgttcattaagtgaacgattgagattcaaaaactctgtaaacctgtgagatagaacttaagtcttgaagcggagtagctttgagcaagtgaaagtcttgaagcggagtagcttcaagcaagTGTAACCAGAGTAGGTTCGCGAGTTATTTttattgtaaggggtttagttgtttgagtaaatttctaaacaagcaataaaataacggttggacgtaggcctcggagtataggctaaaccaattttttaaacatcgtcttgtttgttcatttacttttacgtttgtTCTCCTCATTTATATATTGTTTATCTCGCAATCTGTCTATGTCACAGTGTTCAATATTGTGTCTCAGACCTGCTGATTGATTTAATCTTGTGAACTTAAAACGATTAAGTATCTCAAGTTTTCAACTTAAAAGGGATTCACTTGAGATTTTCATTGCTAAGAGTATTCAACTTAAAAAGTATTCACTTTATATCTTCATTGCTAAGTAGAAGAAAACTACTCTTTCATTCGTACTTTTCTGGTCTGTGCAACAGTCGACTTTACTGTGACATATACTGAGCTGAATTCGTGTGTATGTACTTCTAACTCAAATAGTTCTAAGTATAAACACCTTTAACATTTAAATTATTGTCCATATCAGTTTATTTTGTTGTCCTAGATCTCAAAGAAGCTTAATTCAAGCTTAAAAATTTTAAttggacacctaattcaccccctccccctcttaggtgttctcgtccttgactcttcaattggtatcagagccttgtgctcttgatattggttaattaccaaagagttgatcctatagtcatgGACGGGAAACATACTAAGGATCCTATCTTCATTGGGGATAACTATTCATGGTGGAAAAATCGCATGGAACACTATGTTAAGAGTACGGATTATGAGTGTTGGTTGATAATCCAAAAGGGCCCCTTGCTATTACGGTTACTAGTGCTAATGGTACTAGTGCCCcaaaaagtgaggataagtatgtcGATTTGATTATAGAAAGGTCGAGAAAAACTCaaaagccatgtccattcttcaatatggcattGGTGAGCAAGAAGTAAACCGGATTTCCGGATGTACCTCggccaaagaaatttgggacaccttaagccttgcttatgaggggatGTCTCAAGTGAAAAAgcatcgtattgaccttctcatgcaacaatatgagatgttcaatatgatgaaagatgagtcaattaatagtctttcctctcgcttttctagtattgttaatgaccttAAGAGTCTTGGTAGAAATTTTGAATCCGAGGATAtggtccgtaaaatccttcgaaGTTTAACAGAAacatggcaaccgaaggttacggctattgaggaagccaAAGACTTATCCACTTTAACCCTCAATGAACTAATgagctcacttatggctcatgagttaactctcatgaaacgTTTTGGTGAAAGCTCTAAAATAAGAGGGCTTGCTTTCAAATCAACCTCAattaatgaggaagatgatggacacgatgagtttgcaatgttcactagaaATATTGCGGATATTGTTAATGGTCATAATCCTAAGAGGTTTAACAACAATTCTAGTAAGAAACATTTTTCAAAGAAGAGATCTACTTCCATTGTTGGTTGCATTAAATGTGACGAAAAAGGTCACCAAATGAATGAATGTCCAAAGTGGGGTAACATCaaatctaaagaaaaatgtgactTGGCTAAGAAGGAATACAAGAATAAAGTAATGTATGCTGTTTGGGGAATGACCGATTCCGATGAGGACGAgatccttgaggaagaattggatTCCAAGTTGTGTCTTACTACTCGTCTTAATAATGATGCCCTTAGGTCTCCAAAAAGAGAAACAttcaaatgtcttatggctcatccCGATGATTCTGATTCTAACTTCGAAGATGAGGTAAATCATCTCAAGACAAAGGTTCGACCCTTCTCCAAAAACAAAGTATGTTTACTCTTAGATAAATTCATcgataaatgtcgtgtccaaaaCAATAAACTTGAAGCTatgcaaattgaaattgaaaacatAGCCGAGAAAAATGTTGGT from Silene latifolia isolate original U9 population chromosome 3, ASM4854445v1, whole genome shotgun sequence harbors:
- the LOC141649807 gene encoding uncharacterized protein LOC141649807 gives rise to the protein MGWKPGCNSKINIWTARWVGGERPEPKDDWLNLSNGYLANLQVRNLFQTDGKWNKAFIEGLFTEEWAARILAIPRCEVRREDKVFWPLTTTGSYTVKSGYGLIFTDYMDKAGTDKDNCRLSDRGRLFCRKVLWKLPIPQMWKLLLWKIITNVIPTGNEIIKRKIDADPFCGMCRGDQRIMETPEHLFRECGLSGRIWAGSVLGIRVEGAGGIPISNSICDWIQYLHKKEEGMNQVIHFVGLMDNEEQN